From the Kitasatospora atroaurantiaca genome, the window TGGGCCGAGAGGACGCACGACGTCGCCCTGGTCGACGACGACGGCAAGCTCCTGGCCAAGCGCCACATCACCGACGACGCAGCCGGCTACAAGATCCTGCTGGACCTGCTCGCCGAGCACGGCGACACCGAGGACATCCCGATCCCGGTCGCCATCGAGACCTCCCGCGGCCTGCTCGTCGCGGTCCTTCGGACCGGGAAGCGCCAGGTCTACGCCATCAACCCGATGGCCGCCGCCCGCTACCGCGACCGCCACTCCGTGACCCGGAAGAAGTCCGACCCCGGCGACGCCCTCGTCCTGGCGAACATCCTCCGCACCGACCGGCACGCCCACCGGCCGCTGCCGCAGGACAGCGATCTCGCCCGCGCCATCGCCGTCCTCGCCCGCGCCCAGCAGGACGCCGTCTGGAACCGGCAGCAGCTCGCCAACCAGCTCCGCTCGCTCCTGCGCGAGTACTTCCCCGCCGCCATCGACGCCTTCCTGCACTGGCAGAACGGTCTTTGCCGCCCCGAGACCCGCGTCCTGCTGGAGCTTGCTCCCACGCCCTCGCGCGCGGCCCGGCTGTCGCTCGCGCAGCTGCGGTCAGCGCTCAAGCGCGCCGGCCGCCAACGCCGGATCGACGCCGACGCCGAGCGCATCCGCGAGGTCCTACGGGCCGACTACGCGCACCAGCCTCCGTTGGTCGAGGACGCGCTCGGCAAGCAGATGCTCGGCCTGTTGCGGCAGCTGGACGCCGCCTGCACGGCCGCTGACCAGCTCGCCGAGGCGGTGGAAGAGGCTTTCCCTCAGCATCCGGACGCCGAGGTGATCTTGAGCTTCCCCGGGCTCGGCACCCAGCTCGGCGCCCGGATCCTCGCTGAGATCGGGGACGACCACGCCCGCTTCACCACCGCCCGCGGGATGAAGGCCTACGCCGGCGCGTCCCCCATCACCAGGGCGTCCGGCAAGAAGTCCAGCATCACCAGACGCTGGGTGAAGAACGATCGGCTCAACCACGTCGGCTACCTCTGGGCCTTCGCCTCACTGACCGCCTCGCCCGGGGCCAAAGCCCATTACGACCGACGGCGCGAGGCCGGGGACTGGCACGCCGCGGCTCAGAGAAACCTCTTCAACAAGATGATCGGCCAGCTCTACTGCTGTCTCCAGAAGCACATCCTGTTCGACGAGAACCTCGCCTTCCCCACACAACTTCTCGAAGCTGCTTGACGACTTAGCTCCGTGAGGTGTCTTGGCGTGCAGGATCGTCAGGAAAACCCCCCAACCGGCATCAGCTATCGAGCGGTTGAGCCCGGCCTTGGCGGCCGCCCCGTTGGGCAGGAAGCTGAGACGGTCTTGACCCTGCCGACAACCGGGCGGTGCTGGTTGACCTTGACGTGGCCGACACCCTGGAGGCGGACTCGGGTGACCGGGTCGTGCGGCGTGCTGTCCCACCGGCAGCCGTCCCCGTCCTTGGGGAAGTCCACCGTGTCGAACCAGTTCACCCCGCGAACGCGCGGGTAACCGGGTGTCTCGCCGGACTTGACCCGGCGGAAGAACGCTTGCATCGCCTTGTCCAGACGGCGAAGCGTCGCCTGCTGACTCGAGAACGACCAACGGCCCTGACGCTCCGGGTCGAACGCCCGGATCTCCTTGAGCTGCGCGGACTGCATCCCGTACTTGATGCTCGTCCTCGACACGTGCCGCCAGGCGTCGCGCCGTTCCTGCAACGCCCCGTTGTAGAGCGAGCAGTGATCCCGCAGCATCTCGCCGAGAGCCTGGGCCTGGCCCACGGTGGGCCGCATGAGGAACTTGTACGCACGGATCACCCGGCCCACCCCCCTTCGGTCGAGCTCGCTCGATCATACACTTGGCCCATGTCACCACGCTGGGAACCAGATCCCGATGTTCGCAGGGGAAACCATGTCGTCCACAATCTGCACGCACACTTGGTGTTCGTCACCAGGTACCGGCGTGAGATCTTCGATGACGCCATGCTGACGCGCTGCGAGGAGATCATGCGGGACGTGTGCGAGAGCTTCGGCGCGGAGCTGCGCGAGTTCAACGGCGAAGGCGATCACGTCCACCTGCTGGTGCACTACCCGCCCAAGGTCGCCATCTCCAAACTGGTCAACTCCCTCAAGGGCGTCAGCTCCCGCTACCTCCGCGCGGAGTACACCGGCCGGATCAACCGGATCGGCATCGGGCCAGTGTTCTGGTCACCCTCGTACTTCGCCGGGTCCTGTGCCGGCGCACCGCTGAGCATCGTCAAGAAGTACATCGAGAACCAGAAGCGGCCTACCTGACCGTCACGCCGGAGGCGCAGAGACCTCCGGCGCTCCGCGCCTCCGGGCCGGGGATCGCATTCCCGCCCGGCCTGAAGGCCGGGATTCCCTGCGAGATCAAGGGATGGAGGACCCGAACGGCAAGACGGTCGTCTACTACGTCACCGCCTGGCACTCCTGCGGCTGACCCGGCCGGACCGACCGGCCTGGTGACCCCGCGCCGGTCGTCCATCTCCCGCCCCGGATACCGGCCGGAGAATCACCAGTCCCGCGTCCGGGGACAGTCATCCTGACAATTCGGTGACAGTTTCCATGCCACGCGCCTCACGGACCTCCTGGTGGTCGGCGGGCGATGGGAAGTCAGTTCAGGGGGCGGCAGAGCAGGGCGTCCGGGACGCCGCCCTGGTTCCAGTTCCAGGTGTAGGCGACGCCCGCGATGTACTCGTTGTCGGCGCACTGGCCATTGTAGTAGCCGGGTGCCCAGTCACTGGCCACCGATCCGCCGGTTGCGGGGCGATTGTCGCCGCGGTCGAACCACAGGGTCCGGCCGCCGGTCGGCAGCGGACCGGCCGCCGGGGCGCACAGCAGCGAGGACATCGCGTTGGAGTGCACGCTGTAGCCGACCGCGAAGGAGTTGTTCGGGCACTGGAGCTTGCTGTAGCCCGACGCCCAGTCGCCGCCGGTGACATAGCGCTCGTCGGTGACCTTCACGAACGCCCCGCTGCCGGCGGCCGGTTGGCCTGCGTCGGTGCACAGGCCGCGGCTGTCGCTGCGCCCGAGGCCGACCAGGCGCTGGGTGTCGGGGCAGCTGGCCTTGCGGTTGCCGTTGTCCCAGTCGCCCTGGGCGAGCATCCGGGCGGACACGTTGTAGTCGGTGTGGTCGAGGTTGAGCATGTTCCAGCGCGGGCTCCTGGCGACCTGACCGGTCAGGCTCGGGGCGTTGATCAGCTTGTTCCAGTCCGTCGCCCGCCAGTCACCGGGGTCGTTGATGCCCAGTTGTTTGCCGGCGCTGTCGTAGGAGAGCAGCGCCCAGTTGTCGAGCGGCTTGCCGCTGCTGTCGGCCCAGCCGACCAGCGGCCAGATCGCGAAGTCGGTGTCCCTGGCGATCAGGATGTCGGTGAAGTTGTCGAACCAGGCCTGCTCCTTGCCGGCGGTGGAGCCACGGCCGCCGGCACCGAACTCGCTGACCCACACGGGGGCGGTGAAGTGCTGCCCGGACTGGGTGACGAACAGCGCCTCGTCGTTCACCACCTGGGCCAGTTGGTCCGGGGTGAAGTCCTCGTAGCGGGGGTCGCCGGTCGAGCCGAAGCCACTGCTCGCTCCGGTGTTGGCCGGCCCTGTGTAGGCGTAGAAGTGCGCCGAGTAGACCAGCTTGTCCGACCGGATCAGCGTGTTCGACAGCGTGGCCACCGGGGTGAGCATCGGTCGGGTGTGCCAGGTGATATCGGTCGGGATCCCGGACCAGTTGATCCCCTCCATGATGATCAGCATGTCCGGGTCGGCCTGCAGGATCTTGTTGCCCGCCTCCTCGAAGGCGGCGTTCTCGTCGTGCGCGTCGCCCATCCCCCAGTTCGGGTTGTCCCAGGTGTCCCGCCGGACCTCGTTGCGCAGGTCCGCGCCGACCACCCGCTTGTTCGCCTTGTAGCGGTTCACCATGAACTGCCAGTCGTCCTCCCACTGCTGGGTGGACTGGCCGCTGTTCCAGCGCTCGTTGCCGTCCAGGCCGCAACAGAAGCGGTAGGTGGTCGTGTGGTTGTTGAGGATGACCGCGAAGCCGTCGGCGGTCAGCGCGGCGACCACCGCGTCGTACACCTGTAGCGGCGTCTTCCCGCGCAACTGCGGGTTCGCCGCCACCGCCGCGTCCGGCACCACCGTCGTGTCGTGGATCAGGGCGTCGGCGAACGGCAGCCGGATGCTGTTGAGGCCCAGGCTGTGGAGCCCCGCCATGAGCTGCGCCTGTGCGACATCCCGCGAGTTCTCCTGAGGCCTGCTGAGTGCCCGAGGCCGTGGCCAGGGGCTTCTTCCTCCTTCGAGTGCTCCGCCGGCCTGTGACGTAACCTCAGGATTCCTGAAGCGTTCTCAACTCATCCGACCGATCTGCGGTCCGGTCGAAGGCGAGGAGGCGCGAGTTGGCGGCGCTGGCGGTGGTGCGGGACCTGCGCGAGTACCGGGATCCGGTCTCGGCGGAGGAGCTTGAGCAGTTCGAGACCGACGTGCTGGCCGGGTTCGTCTTGGCCCGGGCCTCGGCCGGGCTGACGGACGGCACGATTCGCGGCGACGTCGGGCACCTGGAGCAGATGCGGACGTGGTTCGGCCGTCCGCTGTGGGACATGGAGCCGACCGACGCGGACGCGTACTTCGGGCGGGTCCTGCGGGGCTCGCCCAGTGGTACCCGGCTGGCCCGCTCCCAGGCGCTGACCACGTACTTCATGTTCCTGGAGCTTCGGCACAAGGTCGAGATCCATCAGATGACCGGGCGCGTGGTCGAGTGCCCGATCGACGAGATGAACCGTCCGCGCGGCTCCAAGGACGCTCAACTGCGGATCCCGCCCACCGAGCCGGAGGTCGGTCAGCTATTCACGGGCTGGGGCGGTGAGCTCGCGACCTGCCGCAAGTTTGCTCCGACAGCCCGCAACTACACCGCCGCGAAGCTGATGTCGCAGGTCGGGTTGCGGGTGAACGAGGCGTGCAAGCTCGACCTGGACGACATCAAGTGGAACCTGGGCCGGTTCGGCAAGCTCCATGTCCGCCACGGCAAGGGCGCTCGTGGCTCGGGGCCACGTGAGCGAATGGTGCCGCTGATCAACGGCGCGGACCGGACGCTGCGGTGGTTCATCGAGGATGTGTGGGGCCAGTTCGACGACGACCACACCCGCCCCGGCGCCCCGCTGTTCCCGAGCGAGCGCAAGAACACCGACGGCTCCGCGCGCCGGGTCGGCGATGACGCCCTGCGTGATGGTCTGGCAGCGGCCGTCGAGGCCCATCTGCCGCTCTGGACAGAGAAGTTGACTCCCCACGTCCTGCGGCACTTCTGCGCGTCGGAGCTCTATCAGGGCGGCCTGGACCTCATCGCAATTCAGGAGGTTTTGGGACATTCATGGATCGCCACGACGATGCGATACATCCACGTCCAGCAGACCCGGGTCGAAGACGCCTGGATCACCGGGCAACAGCGGGCCGCGAAGCGACTGGAAGGACTCCTGGGATGAAGTGGAACCTACGGCTGACCGCCGCGAACAAGGGCGTCTG encodes:
- a CDS encoding tyrosine-type recombinase/integrase — protein: MAALAVVRDLREYRDPVSAEELEQFETDVLAGFVLARASAGLTDGTIRGDVGHLEQMRTWFGRPLWDMEPTDADAYFGRVLRGSPSGTRLARSQALTTYFMFLELRHKVEIHQMTGRVVECPIDEMNRPRGSKDAQLRIPPTEPEVGQLFTGWGGELATCRKFAPTARNYTAAKLMSQVGLRVNEACKLDLDDIKWNLGRFGKLHVRHGKGARGSGPRERMVPLINGADRTLRWFIEDVWGQFDDDHTRPGAPLFPSERKNTDGSARRVGDDALRDGLAAAVEAHLPLWTEKLTPHVLRHFCASELYQGGLDLIAIQEVLGHSWIATTMRYIHVQQTRVEDAWITGQQRAAKRLEGLLG
- the tnpA gene encoding IS200/IS605 family transposase; translated protein: MSPRWEPDPDVRRGNHVVHNLHAHLVFVTRYRREIFDDAMLTRCEEIMRDVCESFGAELREFNGEGDHVHLLVHYPPKVAISKLVNSLKGVSSRYLRAEYTGRINRIGIGPVFWSPSYFAGSCAGAPLSIVKKYIENQKRPT
- a CDS encoding IS110 family transposase encodes the protein MIYCGIDWAERTHDVALVDDDGKLLAKRHITDDAAGYKILLDLLAEHGDTEDIPIPVAIETSRGLLVAVLRTGKRQVYAINPMAAARYRDRHSVTRKKSDPGDALVLANILRTDRHAHRPLPQDSDLARAIAVLARAQQDAVWNRQQLANQLRSLLREYFPAAIDAFLHWQNGLCRPETRVLLELAPTPSRAARLSLAQLRSALKRAGRQRRIDADAERIREVLRADYAHQPPLVEDALGKQMLGLLRQLDAACTAADQLAEAVEEAFPQHPDAEVILSFPGLGTQLGARILAEIGDDHARFTTARGMKAYAGASPITRASGKKSSITRRWVKNDRLNHVGYLWAFASLTASPGAKAHYDRRREAGDWHAAAQRNLFNKMIGQLYCCLQKHILFDENLAFPTQLLEAA